A region of the Atribacteraceae bacterium genome:
CGCCGGTTTGCCATCGTCCCGAGGACAACGAGGAAGATAACCACCCCAACCACCGGTAACAAAATATAGACGAGTAATTTCAGTTTCAGGTTCAACGCAAAATATGCCATATTCAAGCCTCCCGATCAGAGATTGGATTAAATTGCCATCGATCAGAGCTTATTAATCGGCAAGAAGGGAGATTTCTTGAGGATGGTCCCGTAAAATTCCCTTAACCTCCATCCAGTCGCCGCTTCGTTAAAGCCATAGTATAATGGCTGGACAACTTAAACTATACCGGCGAGGGCGTAATGATCCTTCTTTCTTTCTGCAAGCGTATGGAAAAGAACCTGATCTGGCGGGTGGTCACGCTGCTGCAGTTCGTCAGCGCTCACTTGAGTGACCGCCAACGCCGGCACTTAGGAAGAGTCGTCGGTGAGGTTTTTTATTTTTTTTCCCGGCGGCGGGCGGAAAAAGCCGCGGGCCGGTGCGCGCGGATACTGGGTCTATCCAGAAGCGAGGCCAGAACCACCATCCGCCGGTCCTACGAAAACCTGGGTATCAGTCTCCTCGAAATCCTGGCTTTTTCCGGGAAAGACCTGGCCTTTTTCGAGAAGCGCCTTTTAATTCAAGGATTACCCCATCTCGAACAGGCCCGGTCCCGGGGTAAGGGCGTGATCCTTCTCTCCGCTCATATCGGAAACTGGGAGATGGCCGCCGCCTGGCTGGGACAGCGGGGGTTCCCGGTCAAGGTGATCGGAGCCCGCCAGAGCGATCCGCGCCTGACCGAACTGATCGAGCGGATCCGGAGAAAATGCGGGATCCGGACCCTGTGGATGGACGCCGGTCTGCGCCCGGCGCTTTTTTGTTTGCGGAAAAATGAACTGCTGGGCATCCTTTACGACCAGGACGGCGGACCGCAGGGAATCATCGTACCATTTCTGGGTTTCCCCGCCCGGACGGCCATCGGTCCCCTGCGGCTGGCCCTGACCACCGGAGCGGCGATTCTCCCCCTCTTGATCACCCGGAACCGGGCTGATCCGACCCGACACATCCTGGTGTTTTTTCCGGCCCTGGAGATTCGGCCCGGGGAGAAGTCCGAGATCACCCATTACGGCCGGATCTGTAACGATCTCATCAGTGACTGGATCCGGCAATACCC
Encoded here:
- a CDS encoding lysophospholipid acyltransferase family protein gives rise to the protein MILLSFCKRMEKNLIWRVVTLLQFVSAHLSDRQRRHLGRVVGEVFYFFSRRRAEKAAGRCARILGLSRSEARTTIRRSYENLGISLLEILAFSGKDLAFFEKRLLIQGLPHLEQARSRGKGVILLSAHIGNWEMAAAWLGQRGFPVKVIGARQSDPRLTELIERIRRKCGIRTLWMDAGLRPALFCLRKNELLGILYDQDGGPQGIIVPFLGFPARTAIGPLRLALTTGAAILPLLITRNRADPTRHILVFFPALEIRPGEKSEITHYGRICNDLISDWIRQYPDQWLYEGWLYDRWICTH